A single window of Aspergillus flavus chromosome 4, complete sequence DNA harbors:
- a CDS encoding palmitoyl-protein thioesterase precursor (palmitoyl protein thioesterase), which translates to MRTLALLAIPFLSSAIPLHQPKTTESAPLPLVIWHGLGDDFQREGLLSVASLAEKTNPGTYVHLIHLSDTASGDRQATFLGNVSEQIDTVCAQLASDRILSTAPAINALGFSQGGQFLRGYIERCNVPPVHNLVTFGSQHNGIAEFQECGWGDWICRGAEALLRAGRWSPFVQGRFVPAQYFRDPTELDEYLASSNFLADVNNEREEKNETYRENLGRLNKFAMYMFEEDQMVHPKESAWFGELDGETGDVIGVRERDIYREDWIGLKKLDEEGRLVFRSVPGKHMQLSEEVLVNVFGEFFGPVEVDVDVEGEGEVRGKALVKQIGY; encoded by the coding sequence ATGCGCACCCTCGCGCTTCTAGCTATCCCTTTCCTTTCAAGTGCCATCCCCCTCCACCAGCCTAAAACCACCGAATCCGCACCCCTTCCACTGGTTATCTGGCATGGCCTCGGCGACGACTTCCAACGCGAAGGCCTCCTCTCCGTCGCCTCCCTCGCCGAGAAAACCAACCCAGGAACCTATGTTCACCTTATCCATCTCTCAGACACTGCCTCCGGTGATCGTCAAGCCACCTTCCTCGGCAACGTCAGTGAGCAAATCGACACCGTCTGCGCCCAACTCGCCTCCGACCGCATCCTCAGCACAGCCCCAGCAATCAACGCCCTCGGATTCTCCCAAGGCGGCCAGTTCCTCCGTGGCTACATCGAACGCTGCAACGTGCCGCCCGTCCACAACCTTGTCACCTTCGGCAGCCAGCATAACGGCATTGCCGAATTCCAAGAATGCGGCTGGGGCGACTGGATCTGCCGCGGTGCCGAGGCGCTCCTCCGGGCAGGACGTTGGTCGCCCTTCGTGCAGGGCCGGTTCGTTCCTGCACAGTATTTCCGCGATCCGACCGAACTGGACGAGTACCTGGCCAGTAGCAATTTTCTTGCCGATGTGAATAATGAgcgtgaagagaagaatgagaCATACCGGGAGAATCTGGGGCGCTTGAATAAGTTTGCGATGTATATGTTTGAAGAGGATCAGATGGTGCATCCGAAGGAAAGTGCGTGGTTTGGGGAGCTGGATGGGGAGACAGGGGATGTTATCGGCGTGAGGGAGAGGGATATCTATAGGGAGGATTGGATTGGGTTAAAGaagttggatgaggaggggaGACTGGTTTTCAGGTCTGTTCCGGGGAAACATATGCAGTTGAGTGAAGAGGTTTTGGTTAATGTCTTTGGGGAGTTTTTTGGTCCGGtggaggttgatgttgatgttgagggtgagggtgaggTGCGGGGAAAGGCTTTGGTTAAGCAAATTGGGTACTGA